Proteins encoded by one window of Prevotella nigrescens:
- a CDS encoding HU family DNA-binding protein, protein MNKTELIERIAAGAGLSKADSKKALDAMTAAIKEALVAGDKVQLVGFGTYSVTERPAHEGINPSTKQKIQIAAKKVAKFKPGAELADAVNA, encoded by the coding sequence ATGAACAAAACAGAATTAATCGAAAGAATCGCAGCCGGTGCAGGCTTAAGCAAGGCTGACTCAAAAAAGGCATTAGACGCAATGACTGCCGCTATTAAAGAGGCACTCGTAGCTGGCGACAAGGTACAGCTCGTGGGTTTTGGTACTTACTCTGTAACTGAGCGTCCTGCACACGAAGGTATTAACCCTTCTACAAAGCAGAAAATACAAATCGCTGCCAAGAAAGTTGCCAAGTTCAAACCAGGTGCTGAACTTGCTGATGCAGTGAACGCATAA
- a CDS encoding mannose-1-phosphate guanylyltransferase, with translation MEIANNNSYCVILAGGKGKRLWPVSREKYPKQFIDFFSEGRTQLQQTFDRFIDIVPKENIFVVTSDIYHDIVRVQLPEIGRDNIIAEPVYRNTAPSVAWAARCIAKRNNRANIIISPSDQSILNPKLFKNCILEGLDFVSTHNCLLALGVQPTRAETAYGYIQKGNESAVGNIYKVKAFTEKPDAEFAQMFVDSNEWLWNTGMYLGNVQCLKANLHQCLSVAQIDFDASPQEIDTADDEKYAKNIFPAFPNMSVDYGILEKSVDVHVLKCNFGWVDLGTWEGMYESKSCTKNNNVVASGDVLFDGSSNNIVRLPDDKLAVLNGLDGYVVAEEGNVLLVCKKENSSTLIRKYVNEAQIKKGEEFI, from the coding sequence ATGGAAATTGCAAATAATAATAGTTACTGTGTTATTTTGGCTGGAGGAAAAGGCAAAAGACTATGGCCGGTGAGTAGAGAAAAGTATCCAAAGCAGTTCATCGACTTCTTTAGTGAGGGGCGAACACAGCTTCAGCAGACTTTCGACCGCTTTATTGACATCGTTCCTAAGGAGAATATATTTGTTGTTACCAGTGATATTTATCACGATATTGTGCGGGTACAGCTACCCGAAATAGGGCGAGACAACATCATTGCAGAGCCTGTTTACAGGAACACAGCCCCCAGTGTGGCATGGGCAGCCCGCTGCATTGCCAAGCGAAACAACCGTGCAAATATTATAATATCGCCCTCCGACCAGAGCATTTTAAACCCTAAGCTGTTTAAGAACTGTATTCTTGAAGGGCTGGATTTCGTCAGTACGCACAACTGTTTGCTGGCACTTGGGGTGCAGCCGACACGTGCAGAGACTGCGTATGGATATATTCAGAAAGGCAACGAGAGCGCAGTTGGCAATATATATAAGGTGAAAGCCTTTACCGAAAAGCCCGATGCGGAGTTTGCGCAGATGTTTGTTGACAGCAACGAATGGCTGTGGAACACTGGAATGTACTTGGGAAACGTGCAGTGCTTGAAGGCTAATTTGCACCAATGCCTGTCGGTTGCACAGATAGATTTCGATGCCTCGCCACAGGAAATAGATACTGCCGATGACGAAAAGTATGCTAAAAACATCTTCCCGGCGTTTCCAAATATGTCTGTAGACTATGGTATTCTTGAGAAATCGGTAGATGTACACGTACTGAAATGCAACTTTGGCTGGGTAGATTTGGGCACATGGGAAGGTATGTATGAGTCGAAGAGTTGCACAAAGAACAACAATGTGGTGGCAAGCGGAGACGTATTGTTTGATGGTTCGAGCAATAATATCGTTAGATTGCCCGACGACAAGCTTGCCGTTCTGAACGGACTCGATGGCTATGTAGTGGCTGAAGAGGGCAACGTGCTGTTGGTTTGCAAGAAAGAAAATTCTTCTACGTTGATAAGAAAGTATGTTAATGAGGCACAAATAAAGAAAGGCGAGGAGTTCATTTAA
- the secDF gene encoding protein translocase subunit SecDF, which translates to MQNKGLVICVAVLLTLASIFYLSFSVATSYYDGQAAKIKDPIARQDYKDSVKYLGIYSYQKCLETQIGLGLDLKGGMNVILEISVPDVVDVLADHKTDAAYQKAMKEAKAQEATSQSDFITLFVDAFHKIAPGRKLAEIFATQQLKGKVSTQSSDKEVEKALREEVTASIDNSYNVVRNRIDQFGVVQPNIQKLEGQEGRLMVEMPGIREPERMRKLLQGSANLEFWETYNNQEIEPYLTQLDQRLANGETKAEAKDSTANATGKKQVAEKKNTTKLSLKSDNIDENVGSNAQTAAAKKEHPLLSILQLTPGDALSVVGYASVRDTAAINKIIYSKLAQQVLPSDLRLRWSAKPADGLKQKNIFELHALKVTTSDGRAPLEGDVITDAKDQFDQYGRPEVSMTMNSDGARQWAAITKANLGKAVAIVLDGLVYTAPRINSEITGGSSSISGSFTIEDTKDLANTLKSGRMPAPARIVQEEVVGPTLGAQSIQQGLWSFAIAFVLLMIYMVVMYDLIPGMLANCALLANLFFTLGILASFQSALTMPGIAGIVLTLGTAVDANVLIYERIKEEMRAGKGIKDALKAGYSNAFSAIFDSNFTSLITGIILLVTGTGPIRGFATTWIIGIVCSFFTAVFLTRLIYENRLKKDKWLNQKFYTSISKNLMQNTHIKFMSLYKTTFTISAITAVLFLVSIFFVRGLSKSIDFTGGRNYVIALNKKVHVEDVRKVLNNAFVNTTGENAGKPATTTVIALGTEGNTIRVSTNYNIESNDPAEDDHAETVLYNALKKGGFVSQANVDSFKNPDIREGGSIISSSKVGPSVAKDITHGAIRSVVLALIFIFIYILLRFRNLGFSVGSVVALALDTLIVIGFYSVCYGWIGFSLEIDQTFIGAILTVIGYSINDKVVVFDRIRENMRLHPKQDYQTLFNDSINQTLARTINTSFSTLIVLLSIFILGGDSIRSFAFAMILGVFFGTLSSIFIASPVAYLVLGKKLENRLKNAPAEE; encoded by the coding sequence ATGCAAAACAAAGGATTAGTAATTTGTGTTGCCGTCTTGCTGACGCTCGCAAGCATTTTCTACTTGTCTTTCTCGGTAGCAACAAGCTATTACGACGGGCAAGCTGCGAAGATTAAAGACCCTATTGCACGGCAGGATTACAAAGATTCTGTGAAGTACTTGGGCATTTACTCTTACCAAAAGTGTTTAGAGACACAGATAGGTTTGGGTCTTGACCTTAAAGGTGGTATGAACGTTATCCTCGAAATTTCAGTTCCTGATGTCGTAGATGTACTCGCCGACCACAAAACCGATGCTGCTTATCAAAAGGCAATGAAGGAAGCTAAAGCACAAGAAGCAACAAGTCAGAGTGACTTTATCACGCTTTTCGTTGATGCTTTCCACAAAATTGCTCCAGGAAGAAAGCTTGCCGAGATATTTGCAACGCAACAATTGAAGGGAAAAGTTAGCACGCAGAGCTCCGACAAGGAGGTAGAGAAAGCCCTCCGTGAAGAGGTTACAGCTTCAATTGATAATTCTTACAACGTAGTTCGCAACCGTATCGACCAGTTTGGTGTCGTTCAACCAAACATTCAAAAGCTCGAAGGGCAAGAAGGACGCCTTATGGTAGAAATGCCCGGTATACGTGAACCAGAGCGTATGCGTAAGTTATTGCAAGGCTCAGCCAACCTCGAGTTCTGGGAAACATACAATAACCAAGAGATTGAACCGTACCTGACACAGCTCGATCAGCGCTTGGCAAACGGCGAAACAAAGGCAGAGGCTAAAGATTCTACAGCCAACGCCACTGGGAAAAAGCAGGTTGCAGAGAAGAAAAACACAACTAAACTTTCATTGAAAAGCGATAATATTGACGAAAACGTAGGTAGCAATGCACAGACTGCAGCAGCAAAGAAAGAACATCCTTTGCTTTCTATCCTCCAACTTACTCCTGGCGATGCTCTTAGTGTTGTCGGTTATGCAAGTGTCCGTGATACTGCAGCAATCAATAAAATTATCTATAGCAAACTTGCACAACAGGTATTACCGAGCGACTTGCGCCTTCGCTGGAGTGCAAAGCCTGCTGACGGCTTGAAGCAGAAGAACATTTTCGAACTCCATGCCCTGAAGGTTACAACATCTGATGGTCGTGCTCCACTGGAAGGCGATGTGATTACAGATGCCAAAGACCAGTTTGACCAGTACGGACGCCCGGAGGTTAGCATGACAATGAACTCTGATGGTGCACGTCAATGGGCTGCCATTACAAAGGCGAACCTTGGCAAAGCTGTTGCCATTGTGCTCGATGGACTTGTTTATACAGCACCTCGCATCAATTCTGAAATCACCGGTGGTTCGTCATCTATTTCAGGTTCGTTCACTATCGAAGATACAAAAGACTTGGCTAACACCTTAAAGTCTGGTCGTATGCCTGCTCCTGCACGCATCGTTCAGGAAGAAGTGGTTGGTCCTACGCTGGGTGCGCAGTCAATCCAGCAAGGTCTTTGGTCGTTTGCTATCGCATTCGTACTCTTGATGATCTACATGGTTGTGATGTACGACCTTATTCCCGGTATGTTGGCAAACTGCGCTTTGCTTGCCAACTTGTTCTTTACGCTGGGCATTCTGGCATCGTTCCAGTCGGCACTTACCATGCCGGGTATTGCGGGTATTGTGCTTACGCTCGGTACGGCAGTCGATGCTAACGTGCTCATCTATGAGCGTATCAAGGAAGAAATGCGAGCTGGAAAGGGCATTAAAGATGCGTTGAAAGCTGGTTACAGCAATGCTTTCTCTGCCATCTTCGACTCTAACTTCACGTCGCTCATTACTGGTATCATTCTTCTTGTAACGGGAACAGGACCTATTCGTGGTTTTGCAACGACATGGATTATTGGTATTGTCTGCTCATTCTTCACAGCTGTGTTCCTGACACGTCTCATTTATGAGAACCGTTTGAAGAAAGACAAGTGGTTAAACCAGAAGTTCTATACTTCAATCAGCAAGAACCTGATGCAGAATACACACATCAAGTTCATGAGTCTTTACAAGACGACATTCACTATTTCAGCGATTACTGCCGTGCTCTTCCTCGTCAGCATCTTCTTCGTAAGGGGGTTGAGCAAGAGTATCGACTTTACTGGTGGACGTAACTATGTCATTGCGCTTAACAAAAAGGTACACGTAGAAGATGTCCGCAAGGTTTTGAACAACGCGTTTGTGAATACCACTGGCGAAAATGCGGGCAAACCAGCCACAACAACCGTAATTGCATTGGGTACAGAGGGCAACACCATTCGTGTGTCTACCAACTATAACATCGAATCGAACGACCCGGCTGAGGACGACCACGCAGAAACAGTGCTCTACAATGCGTTGAAGAAGGGTGGCTTCGTAAGTCAGGCAAATGTGGATAGCTTCAAGAATCCGGACATTCGCGAGGGCGGTTCTATCATCAGTTCTTCGAAAGTGGGGCCTTCAGTAGCCAAGGACATCACACACGGAGCTATCCGAAGCGTTGTATTGGCGTTGATATTTATCTTCATTTACATCTTGCTGCGTTTCCGTAATCTTGGTTTCTCTGTAGGTTCAGTTGTGGCGTTGGCACTCGATACATTGATAGTAATAGGTTTCTACTCTGTCTGCTACGGCTGGATAGGTTTCTCTCTCGAAATCGACCAGACCTTCATCGGTGCTATCTTGACCGTGATTGGTTACTCTATCAACGACAAGGTGGTTGTGTTCGACCGTATCCGCGAAAACATGCGCTTGCATCCAAAGCAGGATTACCAGACATTGTTCAACGATTCCATCAACCAAACGTTGGCACGTACAATCAATACATCGTTCTCTACGTTAATCGTGTTGCTTTCAATCTTCATACTTGGAGGCGACAGTATCCGTAGCTTTGCGTTCGCAATGATACTCGGTGTGTTCTTCGGTACATTGTCTTCAATCTTCATTGCCTCTCCAGTTGCCTACTTGGTATTGGGCAAGAAGCTTGAAAACCGCTTGAAGAATGCTCCTGCGGAAGAATAA
- a CDS encoding endonuclease/exonuclease/phosphatase family protein, giving the protein MLYKIKGTVLKLVSVANIIAIVLLFLIGNVDKLQPADHPWLANFGLGFPIVLVLNLLFIVVWVILCPKRVWLPLLGLLICYVPIRKYIPFNIKKEIPVRSIKVLSYNVYMFSLWDFEPQAHNPIVDYIVKSNADIVCLQETDAYGKQRDYIYKVLAKAYPYHDFVSMPAPGHQHMMLLSHYPILKKERIMYKSAGNISFAYVINYNNQEVLVVNNHFESNHFSEADKQGYKDIVRSPFEGGNTKTESKRILDKLGEAAIIRAPQADAVAAYVERYLRKKIPVILCGDFNDNPISYTHKTIARQLTDAYIASGNGPGISYHRSGMYVRIDNIFCSSEFEAYGAKVDDNISTSDHYPIYVWLKYRPKY; this is encoded by the coding sequence ATGCTATATAAAATAAAAGGCACTGTCCTTAAACTTGTCTCGGTTGCCAACATCATCGCAATAGTCCTATTATTCCTTATTGGTAATGTAGATAAACTGCAGCCAGCTGACCACCCATGGTTGGCAAATTTTGGTTTAGGGTTTCCTATTGTGCTGGTCCTAAACTTGCTTTTCATTGTAGTTTGGGTAATATTATGTCCTAAAAGAGTCTGGTTGCCTTTATTGGGACTACTCATTTGCTATGTACCCATTCGCAAATACATACCATTTAATATAAAGAAGGAAATTCCTGTAAGGTCTATTAAAGTGCTGTCCTATAACGTTTACATGTTCTCGTTGTGGGATTTCGAACCCCAAGCTCATAATCCCATCGTCGATTATATCGTAAAAAGTAATGCGGATATAGTCTGCTTGCAAGAAACAGATGCCTATGGCAAACAACGCGATTATATTTATAAGGTACTCGCAAAAGCTTATCCCTATCACGATTTTGTAAGTATGCCAGCTCCAGGACACCAGCACATGATGCTGTTGAGCCATTATCCAATCCTAAAAAAGGAACGAATAATGTATAAGTCAGCGGGAAACATAAGCTTTGCCTATGTCATTAATTACAATAACCAAGAGGTATTGGTAGTCAATAATCATTTTGAAAGCAATCATTTCAGCGAAGCTGATAAGCAAGGATACAAGGATATAGTGCGTTCTCCCTTTGAAGGAGGAAACACCAAGACAGAAAGTAAGCGCATATTGGATAAGCTTGGCGAAGCTGCCATTATACGGGCACCACAAGCAGATGCCGTTGCTGCTTACGTTGAAAGATACTTAAGGAAGAAAATACCTGTCATCTTGTGCGGCGACTTCAACGACAACCCGATTAGTTACACCCATAAGACCATTGCCAGGCAACTTACCGATGCTTACATAGCCAGTGGAAATGGACCGGGAATATCGTATCATCGAAGCGGAATGTACGTACGGATAGACAACATTTTCTGTTCAAGCGAATTCGAGGCATACGGTGCGAAAGTTGACGACAATATCTCTACTTCCGATCATTATCCCATATATGTATGGCTAAAATATCGTCCAAAATATTAA
- a CDS encoding HIT family protein, with protein sequence MTIFSKIAAGEIPSYKCAESDKFYAFLDINPIGKAHTLVIPRKEIDYIFDMDDDELAAFQLFAKRVARAIKKAFPCKKVAQIVLGLEVDHAHIHLLPINSEADVDFHKHIELTAEEQTEIAAKIFKAFQEID encoded by the coding sequence ATGACCATTTTTTCAAAGATTGCTGCTGGCGAAATACCAAGCTATAAATGTGCTGAAAGCGACAAGTTTTATGCCTTTCTCGATATCAATCCGATAGGGAAAGCGCACACGTTAGTAATTCCCCGTAAGGAAATCGACTACATTTTCGATATGGACGACGACGAGTTGGCAGCGTTCCAACTCTTCGCAAAGAGAGTTGCCCGTGCCATAAAAAAGGCTTTTCCGTGTAAGAAAGTTGCACAAATAGTTTTAGGACTCGAGGTAGACCACGCACATATTCATTTGTTACCCATCAATAGTGAAGCTGATGTAGACTTCCATAAGCATATTGAATTGACGGCAGAAGAGCAAACAGAGATTGCTGCCAAAATCTTTAAAGCTTTTCAAGAGATAGATTAA
- a CDS encoding phosphatase PAP2 family protein has translation MSTSLKHTIYFAQISLQIVILTFACSQAEACNLPNDTTRNAYTKVSADSLYTFSDSCRVFQKVGDVLEHISNTRFHKIMYSSMPLIIGGFIAKGQDKHFRGLRNDYLPRFNRHLDDYTQYLPAAVLLGLKLGGEKSRSSWKRMLASDLFATTIMAGIVNSLKYTTHVERPDGSNRNSYPSGHTATAFMTATMLTKEYGSRSPWIGIGAYTVASATGIMRMANNKHWLSDVLMGAGIGILSTELGYYFADLIFKNRGLNNATDSETFRKWQKPSFLSLNFQISLPLASYPIGPSSRFKVSSGCMSVLEGAHFFSPYIGLGGRFSVTRTSVIVDNIRAENNVFDTWRIGGGAYFSCPLSTRWLAGSKLLVERVHYPDLQQTSYLIDSRHSFSLGTGLSLTFRAHQHYGIRLLLDYDLLPYRTAGRQICVHSLTLGTAFLVAF, from the coding sequence ATGAGTACTTCGCTAAAACATACAATTTACTTTGCCCAAATATCCCTACAAATCGTTATTCTTACTTTTGCTTGTAGCCAGGCAGAGGCTTGCAATTTGCCAAACGACACCACGAGGAACGCATATACAAAGGTTTCGGCAGACAGTCTATACACTTTCAGCGATTCATGTCGTGTGTTTCAGAAAGTTGGAGACGTGCTCGAACATATCAGCAACACTCGTTTTCATAAAATAATGTACTCCAGCATGCCGCTTATAATAGGTGGATTCATTGCGAAAGGGCAGGACAAACACTTCCGTGGCTTAAGAAACGACTATCTGCCAAGGTTTAATCGCCACTTGGACGACTACACTCAGTATCTTCCTGCTGCCGTTTTGTTAGGACTGAAGTTGGGTGGAGAGAAAAGCAGAAGCAGCTGGAAGCGTATGCTTGCCTCCGATTTGTTCGCAACAACCATAATGGCTGGCATTGTAAACTCGCTGAAATATACCACCCATGTAGAGCGTCCTGATGGGTCGAACCGTAACTCTTATCCCTCGGGACACACTGCAACAGCCTTCATGACGGCTACTATGCTGACCAAAGAATATGGCAGCAGAAGTCCGTGGATAGGTATTGGGGCATACACCGTGGCATCGGCAACCGGCATTATGCGCATGGCGAACAACAAGCACTGGCTGAGCGATGTGCTGATGGGTGCCGGAATAGGCATACTTTCTACAGAATTAGGTTATTATTTTGCCGATTTAATTTTCAAAAACCGTGGATTAAACAATGCTACTGACAGCGAAACGTTTAGGAAATGGCAGAAACCATCTTTCCTTAGCCTCAACTTTCAAATCAGTTTGCCTCTGGCTTCCTATCCAATAGGACCAAGTTCAAGGTTCAAAGTGTCGTCCGGGTGCATGTCGGTACTCGAAGGTGCACACTTCTTTAGTCCATATATAGGTTTAGGCGGACGGTTCTCGGTCACCCGGACTTCGGTTATCGTAGACAATATTCGGGCAGAAAACAATGTCTTCGATACGTGGCGGATAGGCGGAGGAGCCTATTTCTCTTGTCCGCTCTCGACACGTTGGCTTGCAGGAAGCAAACTTCTCGTAGAGCGTGTGCACTACCCCGACTTGCAACAAACAAGCTATCTCATCGATTCGCGACATAGTTTCAGCCTTGGAACCGGTCTTTCGCTTACGTTTAGAGCACACCAACATTATGGCATTCGTCTCTTGTTAGACTACGACCTGCTGCCTTATCGGACAGCAGGCAGGCAAATCTGCGTCCATTCTTTAACGTTAGGTACAGCCTTTCTCGTTGCTTTTTAG
- a CDS encoding rhomboid family intramembrane serine protease, whose translation MRNIPTATKNLLVLNILAFIAGIMFSRMGIDLNNVLGLHFFLADDFHLWQLITYMFMHGSFMHILMNMFMLWMFGMVMENVWGSKKFLFYYIVTGVGAGLCQELAQYATYMAEGLSRYQYVATEMGRIPMDAYLNLWTTVGASGAVYGVLLAFGLTFPNERMFIIPIPIPLKAKWIIMGSIAMELLSAMGTSNDGVAHLAHLGGMLFGYLLIRYWRKHPYSDGSSGMNKGHQFFDNLRNNWENRTHRSAGNNRGKDGGGFQTNTSYTQQTQQKESDWDYNLRKKKEQEEIDRILDKIRKSGYDSLTKDEKQKLFDSNKQ comes from the coding sequence ATGCGCAACATACCAACAGCAACAAAAAACTTACTCGTTCTTAATATATTGGCATTCATTGCCGGTATTATGTTCAGCAGAATGGGTATTGATCTTAACAACGTTTTAGGACTTCATTTCTTTCTTGCCGATGATTTCCATCTATGGCAACTCATTACTTACATGTTCATGCACGGCAGTTTCATGCACATTCTTATGAATATGTTCATGCTATGGATGTTCGGAATGGTAATGGAAAACGTGTGGGGATCAAAGAAATTTCTATTTTATTATATCGTAACTGGGGTTGGTGCAGGGCTTTGCCAAGAGTTAGCGCAATATGCAACCTATATGGCTGAAGGCTTGAGCCGCTATCAATATGTGGCAACCGAGATGGGACGGATACCAATGGACGCCTATCTAAACCTTTGGACAACCGTTGGTGCTTCGGGAGCAGTGTATGGTGTGCTATTAGCATTCGGACTTACATTCCCCAACGAGCGCATGTTTATTATTCCAATTCCTATTCCATTAAAGGCAAAATGGATTATTATGGGGTCTATTGCGATGGAACTTCTCTCTGCAATGGGCACAAGCAACGACGGAGTAGCACATCTGGCACATCTCGGAGGAATGCTGTTCGGCTATCTACTTATAAGGTATTGGCGCAAGCACCCTTACTCTGATGGTTCCTCAGGTATGAATAAAGGACACCAATTCTTTGACAATCTGCGTAACAATTGGGAAAACCGTACCCATCGTTCAGCTGGAAATAATCGAGGAAAAGATGGTGGAGGCTTTCAGACAAATACGTCATACACACAGCAGACGCAACAAAAAGAAAGCGATTGGGACTATAATTTACGAAAGAAAAAGGAACAAGAAGAAATAGACCGCATACTCGATAAGATAAGAAAAAGTGGATACGACAGTTTGACGAAAGATGAAAAGCAGAAACTTTTCGATAGCAACAAGCAGTAA
- the greA gene encoding transcription elongation factor GreA, translating to MSYMSQDGYDKLVAELQRLESVERPKASAAIAEAADKGDLSENSEYDAAKEAQAHLEAKITEMKMTIAQAKIVDTSRLSNEAVQIMSTVKMTNLSNGAKMEYTIVSESEANLKQGKISIKTPIAQGLLNKKVGDEVEIDIPRGKIKLRVDEISINL from the coding sequence ATGTCTTACATGTCACAAGATGGCTACGACAAACTCGTGGCTGAACTGCAGCGTTTAGAATCAGTAGAACGCCCCAAGGCATCGGCGGCAATCGCAGAAGCAGCTGACAAGGGCGACCTAAGTGAGAACTCAGAATATGATGCAGCCAAGGAAGCACAAGCCCACCTCGAAGCGAAAATAACAGAAATGAAGATGACCATTGCCCAGGCTAAGATTGTTGATACATCGCGTCTAAGCAACGAAGCGGTGCAAATTATGTCTACGGTAAAGATGACAAACCTGAGCAACGGTGCTAAAATGGAGTACACAATAGTAAGCGAATCGGAGGCGAACCTGAAGCAAGGGAAGATCTCTATAAAGACTCCTATTGCCCAAGGACTACTCAACAAGAAGGTCGGAGACGAGGTTGAAATAGATATTCCGCGTGGCAAGATAAAGTTGAGAGTAGACGAAATCTCCATCAATCTTTAA
- the pdxT gene encoding pyridoxal 5'-phosphate synthase glutaminase subunit PdxT, with amino-acid sequence MRIAILALQGAFAEHAKMMQRLGHETFEVRQLADWNKPKDGLIIPGGESTVMLKLLHELNLFEPIKKDIEGGLPVYGTCAGLILLSKEVENAQSPYDRFATMNIRTCRNAYGRQMGSFAVDAPMKGIAEPVPMTFIRAPYIEKAGEGVEVLAEVDGHIVAACQGKQLVTAFHPELGTDTRVHQLFADMLK; translated from the coding sequence ATGAGAATTGCCATATTAGCTTTACAAGGAGCATTTGCCGAACACGCTAAAATGATGCAGCGACTGGGGCACGAAACCTTTGAAGTGCGCCAGCTTGCTGACTGGAATAAGCCTAAAGACGGACTGATTATTCCTGGCGGAGAAAGCACCGTAATGCTGAAACTCCTACACGAGTTGAACTTGTTTGAGCCTATAAAGAAAGACATCGAAGGCGGTTTGCCAGTTTATGGCACTTGTGCAGGACTTATTCTGCTATCGAAAGAGGTGGAAAATGCACAAAGCCCGTACGACCGTTTCGCTACGATGAACATTCGCACCTGCCGCAACGCATACGGCAGACAGATGGGAAGCTTTGCTGTCGATGCACCGATGAAAGGTATTGCCGAACCCGTGCCGATGACTTTCATACGTGCACCGTATATTGAAAAAGCAGGCGAAGGCGTAGAAGTGCTTGCCGAAGTAGACGGACACATCGTAGCTGCATGCCAAGGAAAGCAACTTGTTACAGCTTTCCACCCCGAGTTAGGTACTGATACTCGTGTACATCAGCTATTCGCTGATATGCTGAAATAA
- the pdxS gene encoding pyridoxal 5'-phosphate synthase lyase subunit PdxS, translated as MKENRKELNRNLAQMLKGGVIMDVTTPEQARIAEAAGACAVMALERIPADIRAAGGVSRMSDPKMIRGIQEAVSIPVMAKVRIGHFVEAQILQAIEIDYIDESEVLSPADDVYHIDKAKFDVPFVCGAKDLGEALRRIAEGATMIRTKGEPGTGDIIQAVRHMRMIQTEMRRLTSLGEDELYEAAKQLRAPYELVKYVHDNGKLPVVNFAAGGVATPADAALMMQLGAEGVFVGSGIFKSGNPEKRARAIVQAVTNYNDAKMIAKLSEDLGEAMVGINENEIAVLMAERGK; from the coding sequence ATGAAAGAGAACAGAAAAGAACTAAACCGGAATTTGGCACAAATGCTTAAAGGCGGTGTTATTATGGACGTTACAACTCCTGAGCAAGCTCGTATTGCCGAGGCTGCCGGTGCTTGTGCAGTAATGGCTTTGGAGCGCATTCCTGCCGATATTCGTGCAGCAGGCGGTGTGTCTCGCATGAGCGACCCCAAGATGATACGTGGCATTCAGGAGGCTGTCAGCATTCCTGTAATGGCAAAAGTACGTATCGGACACTTTGTAGAAGCTCAGATTTTACAAGCCATCGAAATCGACTATATAGACGAAAGCGAAGTGCTTTCACCAGCTGACGATGTCTACCATATAGATAAGGCTAAGTTCGATGTTCCTTTCGTTTGTGGAGCAAAGGACCTTGGCGAAGCATTGCGTCGTATTGCCGAAGGTGCAACCATGATTAGAACGAAGGGCGAGCCGGGCACAGGCGACATTATTCAGGCTGTGCGCCACATGCGTATGATACAAACGGAGATGCGTCGCCTTACGTCGCTTGGCGAAGACGAACTCTACGAAGCAGCAAAGCAACTCCGTGCACCATACGAATTGGTGAAATACGTTCACGATAATGGTAAACTTCCAGTTGTAAACTTTGCTGCTGGTGGTGTAGCTACACCTGCCGATGCTGCTCTAATGATGCAATTAGGTGCTGAAGGTGTATTTGTTGGATCGGGAATCTTCAAGTCAGGCAATCCGGAAAAGCGCGCTCGCGCTATCGTTCAGGCTGTTACCAACTATAATGATGCAAAGATGATAGCTAAACTGAGCGAAGACCTTGGCGAAGCAATGGTAGGTATCAACGAGAACGAGATAGCTGTTCTGATGGCAGAACGTGGCAAATAA